aacagatcctgcaaGCTGCCAcatcactgtagtgttttccaagcggaaatattagccgtaacgaaAGCAGTCGACACTTTGAAAGAGAATAGCTTGAGCTGCAACCGTTCTaagttttatattgacagtcaagcagaaattagggcaataacctcgcatagcacagcatataaGAGAATCGAAACAGGGagtagcatacatctatattgggtccaagGGCATATGGTAAAAGATGGGAATGAAACAgctgatgaactagctaaaaagggcgcatcccttgaagcttgctctgtagacgccctattagactgggcgagattaagcgaagacgagaggtgcacatgatcgaccaatcggaaaaggcgtgggttcaaatgCGTGGCTGTAaggtgtcgaaaattatgtgtaggtcttccaaccttagactaacaaagttgcttctatcattaacaagtaaggaaggctaagttcgggtgtaaccgaacattacatactcagttgagagctatggagacaaagtaagggaaaatcaccatgtaggaaaatgaacctaggctaaccctggaatgtgtttgtatgacatgtgtatcaaatggatgttattaaagagtatttttagagggccatggttctataggtggacgccatttagggatatcgccataaaggtggaccagggctgactctagaatttgtttgtacgatatgggtatccctGGCATGCAGAAtaatgtttctttcattaataacTGTCAAAatcttgagccaaatggaggaaaACAAAATACAGTCAAACTTGCTGATGTATTGAATAACGCCATTAACATCACCATATGTTTCCGCTGTCAAATTTAGCCCAAGTAACTCGGGCCCGGGGTAAATGAACCCctcaccacccccccccccctccccgtGAGAAGTGTTCCGTCTACAACCTAAGCACACTCTCTACTACCATTATAGTGCTGAATTAAGAGTATTTATTATTCGTCTGTTCAATGTGAAGAACCAATAACAAACTGCAATTAATATTTAGGAAATCATCGAAACTCGTCAGAATGAAAACCAAAGAGCACAACTCATGGGTCAattatagttgaaccatggctcaactaaaacaaatttttcgaaattacaaaattttgtaaatattttttaaggTGTGTTTTGTAAATACCTTTTTGAAACAGAACTTTTTGGCCTTGCTTTGTACAtctctgtaaattttttttttattctttacaccAAACTCGCATAAAACTAAACAAATAAACAACAATACTTAAAATAAAATGGATACACCTTCCGTAACAAATTTTACATTGCAACAGCTGGCGAATCTTGCGCTGGGCACCGAACAAATAACCGGCGTCAATACAATCCTACTACATAGTTTGCTCAATCAAATGCTAAAAAAGTTGAATTGCCAAAACGAGAAAGTCTCCATAGATGGATATGAAGCTATGCAAATGCAAAGAATACTCAACGAATCAACCGTTACACCGATTGTATTCAACGAACAAAATTTTGACGTAATCCTAAAGAGGTTCGATAATTTGGATAAAATGGAAAAAAGTCTCAATGAAACTGAAACACAACTAAACGAACATCTACTCGGCATACGTCAATATCTCAGTCGGCTTGAGCAGCTCGTGCCATGTCGGTTTAAAGATGATGACTATTATGAATTATGCGAAGATATTTGCAGCACACTCGATCCAGATATAGAAAGTGCTTGCGATACGTTGAGGAGATCGGCTTTCTTGCGTAGAATATTAGTATGTATTTGTCATCCAGCCATACGTACTTACGTCAATTTAGAGACTCGTATCGAGATGCTAGAAAATGAATTATGTCTGCTGATGAATCGTTTGGATGCAAAATTTGATGTCCTGCATCTTATTAATACGCTAACGGATGATTTTGAATGGTGTAGTCAAGAATATGAGAGTGTGCATGAAAGCTTTTTGAAAGCTTTGAATGAGATACAGGACATACTCGATGCCAAAGTTAATAAATATCAAATGGTACAACTGAAAGATTATATAAC
The Eurosta solidaginis isolate ZX-2024a chromosome 5, ASM4086904v1, whole genome shotgun sequence DNA segment above includes these coding regions:
- the LOC137254356 gene encoding uncharacterized protein, producing MDTPSVTNFTLQQLANLALGTEQITGVNTILLHSLLNQMLKKLNCQNEKVSIDGYEAMQMQRILNESTVTPIVFNEQNFDVILKRFDNLDKMEKSLNETETQLNEHLLGIRQYLSRLEQLVPCRFKDDDYYELCEDICSTLDPDIESACDTLRRSAFLRRILVCICHPAIRTYVNLETRIEMLENELCLLMNRLDAKFDVLHLINTLTDDFEWCSQEYESVHESFLKALNEIQDILDAKVNKYQMVQLKDYITERYDSIWEQLNKLQLEGRCQRAAAVLIDDDDDETGSKKPFRKSKQTCQCDGVHLHAAREQKLMDRIARVDIKRVKVLLETKGRRSCYTP